Proteins from a single region of Ailuropoda melanoleuca isolate Jingjing unplaced genomic scaffold, ASM200744v2 unplaced-scaffold5492, whole genome shotgun sequence:
- the LOC117799668 gene encoding zinc finger protein 436-like codes for MVHERIHTGEKPYECKACGKAFNHNVCLIQHQRIHTGEKPHECNECGEAFIQITHFIQHQRIHSGEKPYECDDCGKAFSHNSSRMVHQFIHTGEKPCECREAFSHNSSLIVHQLIHTGEKSYECSECGKVISQSSHLYQHQRTHTAEKPYTCNDCGKAFSDRSALIQHQRTHPGEKPYKCRECDEAFSQSSTLIKHKTHMGEKPYTCKDCGKAFSQSSSLIQHEKIHTGRKLFDCHECGKAFS; via the coding sequence ATGGTAcatgagagaattcatactggagagaaaccatatgaatgCAAGgcatgtgggaaagcctttaatCATAATGTCTGTCTTATTCAACACCAGAGAatccatactggagagaaacctcaCGAATGTAATGAATGCGGGGAGGCTTTTATTCAGATAACGCACTTTATTCAACATCAGCGAATTCATAGTGGcgagaaaccttatgaatgtgaTGACTGTGGTAAAGCCTTCAGTCATAATTCATCCCGTATGGTGCATCAGTTTATTCATACAGGAGAGAAGCCCTGTGAATGCAGGGAAGCCTTTAGTCACAACTCTTCCCTCATTGTCCATCAGCTtattcacactggagagaaatcCTATGAATGTAGTGAATGTGGCAAGGTCATTAGTCAGAGCTCACACCTCTATCAACACCAGAGAACTCACACTGCAGAGAAACCTTACACCTGTAATGACTGTGGCAAAGCCTTCAGCGATCGATCAGCCCTTATTCAACATCAGAGAACTCATCCTGGAGAAAAACCCTACAAATGTAGAGAATGTGATGAAGCTTTCAGCCAGAGCTCAACTCTCATAAAACACAAAACCCACATGGGAGAGAAACCTTACACCTGTAAAGATTGTGGGAAAGCATTCAGCCAGAGTTCATCCCTGATACAACATGAGAAGATTCATACCGGACGGAAACTGTTTGATTGCCatgagtgtgggaaagccttcagttgA